ACCTGACCCCCAGCGAGACGGCCACCCTCGACCGGCAGTTTGTCCGCGGCTTTGTCACCGAGATCGGCGGCGCGGGGAGCCACACCGCCATCGTGGCCGAAGGCATGGGCATTCCGGCCGTGGTCGGCACCGGGCCGTTCCTAACCGATGTGTCGGGGGGCGACACGGTGATCATCGACGGGCACCAGGGACTGGTGATCCTGCACCCCGACGAAGAGACGCTGGGACGCTACAAGCAAGAGATCGAAGACAATCGCACCCGCGCGGCTAGCCTGGTCTCGATTCGCGATCTGCCGGCGCAAACCGCCGACGGCGTCAACGTCGCGCTGTTCGGGAACATTGAGTTTCCGCACGAGGTCGGCTTGTGTCTGCAGCAAGGGGCCGACGGCATCGGGTTGTATCGCACCGAGTTCTTGTACCTGGGCGCTGAGAAGGTTCCCGACGAGGAAGATCACTACCAGGCCTACGCCCACGTCGTCCAGCAAATGCAAGGCCGACCGGTCACGATTCGCACCCTCGACCTGGGCGCCGACAAGGTGCCGCACGACGAGCCGTTGGACGAGGATCGCAATCCGTTCCTGGGGCTGCGGAGCATCCGGCTGTCGCTGCGCAACTTGCCGCTGTTTCGCACCCAGTTGCGGGCGATTCTGCGGGCCAGCGTGCTGGGGCGGGTCCGCGTGATGTTCCCGCTGGTCGCCACGGTGCTCGAGCTGCGCCAGGCCAAGATGATTCTGGCCGACATCATGGAAGACCTGGACGAGCATGGCGTGGCGTTCGATCGCGATTTGGCCATCGGCATGATGGTCGAGGTGCCGGCCGCCGTGATGATGATCGATCACTTTGTCGAAGAGATCGACTTCTTGAGCATCGGCACCAACGATCTGATTCAATACACTCTGGCCGTCGATCGCAGCAACAAGGACGTGGCCAGTTTGTACACGGCCAGTGATCCGGCCGTGATCAAGCTGATTGACATGGCGGTTCGTCCGGCCGTGGCGTCAGGCGTGCCGATCAGCTTGTGCGGACAGATGAGCGGCAGCCCGATTTACACCATGCTGCTGTTGGGCCTGGGCCTGCGGCAACTGAGCGTGGCCCCTCACAACATTCCCGAGATCAAGCAACTGATTCGCCACGTCAGCATTCCGCAATGCGAAGTGGTGGCCAAGAAAGCGCTCACGTTGGAGCACGCGCGCGATATTAAGAATTACCTGAAAGAGGAATTGAACCGCATCCACGGGGGGATCGACTGGTGATGGGAGGGTGAAGGATGCTCGCGCGGCATCGTCGCAGTTGCGACGGCTCCGCGCGTTCATCGTTCATCAATCTCGATGATCCGATCGAACCGACCTCCGCCGCGTTCGGCACGCGCGGAGCGATGCGATATGAAACCGTTGGTCAGTAACGAGTTCGCCCGAACTCGGCAAAGCAAACCAGGAACCGTTGTCCCGACTCGGCTAATTGCCACGCGCTGGTGCGCCATGCCCCGCCGACTTTTGCGCCGCGACACTTCGCACGGAGGTGACCGCTGGGCGCAAGTCGCAAATCGGGCCGGGCCGCCGCGGCAACCGGTTCCGGAGTGAAACTGGTGCAGACAAACTGCTCGCAGACGATTGGCGCAGGTCGACTCGCCCTGGCGCGCCCGCCAGTGGCGCCGGTCGGCGATTGCGCGCCAGCATCCGAGTCGCGCCCTGGCACGGCGCGCCGGCTCGAGCGGCATGCCACCTGCGCCGATCGCCGCACGCCTCAGGCGGGGCCGCGATCGGGCGTCTTTGCCGGCTGCGGCGCTCGTTGCCGCGGACGATGTTCCGCCACTGACTCCAGTCGAACCGGCCCGGCCTGTTTGGCCGCCGGTTCCCCGCGCCTCTTCGTCCAGCATGCGACCGAGCGCACCGCGCCGTCGCCGCTGTCCCTGGCGCTTGCGTATCGCCCCCACAATTGCCGGTCTAGAAAGTACGGTCATGAAGCAAGAGATGCTCATCAACGTCTCGCAGCCCGA
Above is a genomic segment from Planctomycetota bacterium containing:
- the ptsP gene encoding phosphoenolpyruvate--protein phosphotransferase; the encoded protein is MQRLQGIAVSPGIAIGEALVLGNEGFRIPRRFLSRDAVDSELERLQLACDDAAHQIERNRDTVSSELGAGYGAIFEAHLQMLRDAKLRAELEQLIRERHYSPEYAVSRTLRRYAKVFQSLENTQMAERANDIVDIEKRLLRSLLGRRREEISRLTSPVLVLAHNLTPSETATLDRQFVRGFVTEIGGAGSHTAIVAEGMGIPAVVGTGPFLTDVSGGDTVIIDGHQGLVILHPDEETLGRYKQEIEDNRTRAASLVSIRDLPAQTADGVNVALFGNIEFPHEVGLCLQQGADGIGLYRTEFLYLGAEKVPDEEDHYQAYAHVVQQMQGRPVTIRTLDLGADKVPHDEPLDEDRNPFLGLRSIRLSLRNLPLFRTQLRAILRASVLGRVRVMFPLVATVLELRQAKMILADIMEDLDEHGVAFDRDLAIGMMVEVPAAVMMIDHFVEEIDFLSIGTNDLIQYTLAVDRSNKDVASLYTASDPAVIKLIDMAVRPAVASGVPISLCGQMSGSPIYTMLLLGLGLRQLSVAPHNIPEIKQLIRHVSIPQCEVVAKKALTLEHARDIKNYLKEELNRIHGGIDW